The Rhodocytophaga rosea genome has a segment encoding these proteins:
- the glgB gene encoding 1,4-alpha-glucan branching protein GlgB yields the protein MIASENKNQSGQAASIPGVSRFTEFDIYLFREGKHYSLYNKLGAHIMEHEGVMGTYFAVWAPNAEKVSVIGDFNGWNRESHPMYVRFDSSGVWEAFIPGLGHGTVYKYFIASRVDGYSAEKGDPYGLLWEIPPRTASIVWDITHKWTDKLWLEKRLKLKGQPQPYSVYELHMGSWKRVPEEDNRSFTYRELAQELPAYVKELGFTHIEFMPVMEHPFFGSWGYQITGYFAPSSRYGSPQDFMLLINALHEEGIGVILDWVPSHFPSDLHGLAYFDGTHLYEHADMRKGYHPDWKSYIFNYSRNEVRSFLISNALFWLDVYHIDGLRVDAVASMLYLDYSRKEGEWIPNEYGGRENLEAISFLKEFNTAVYGNFPDVQTIAEESTAWPMVSRPTYIGGLGFGMKWMMGWMHDTLEYFAKEPVYRKFHQNMLTFSLYYAFTENFMLPLSHDEVVYGKKPLVYKMPGDHWQQFANLRLLYGYMFAHPGTKLIFMGGEFGQTTEWAHEKSLDWHLMQYAPHQGMKSLMSALNTIYKEEGALYEYNFEESGFEWIDINDSENSVICWLRKGKAEKDQIVVIANFTPVPRENYRVGVPKKGFYAQILNTDAEIFGGSGIGNLPVAESLPAPAHGRENSIAVNLPPLGIMYFKYQKKAGS from the coding sequence ATGATCGCATCCGAAAACAAAAACCAGTCTGGACAGGCTGCTTCTATACCAGGCGTAAGCCGCTTTACTGAATTCGATATTTATCTTTTCAGAGAAGGTAAACATTATTCCTTGTATAATAAATTAGGTGCCCATATTATGGAACATGAGGGGGTAATGGGTACCTATTTTGCTGTGTGGGCACCTAATGCAGAAAAAGTTTCTGTGATTGGAGATTTTAACGGATGGAACCGGGAATCTCATCCCATGTACGTCCGTTTTGATAGTTCCGGTGTCTGGGAAGCGTTTATTCCCGGTTTAGGACATGGAACCGTATATAAATATTTTATCGCCTCCAGGGTAGACGGCTATAGTGCGGAAAAAGGTGATCCCTATGGACTTTTATGGGAAATCCCACCCCGTACGGCTTCTATTGTATGGGACATCACCCATAAATGGACTGATAAATTGTGGCTTGAAAAACGGCTTAAATTAAAGGGTCAACCCCAGCCCTATTCCGTGTATGAACTGCATATGGGCTCCTGGAAAAGAGTACCTGAAGAAGATAACCGTTCATTTACCTACCGGGAGCTGGCACAGGAACTGCCTGCTTATGTCAAAGAATTAGGTTTTACCCATATAGAATTTATGCCGGTAATGGAACATCCTTTCTTTGGTTCCTGGGGCTATCAGATTACCGGATATTTTGCGCCTAGTAGCCGGTATGGTTCTCCACAGGATTTTATGCTCCTGATAAATGCTTTGCATGAAGAAGGCATCGGTGTCATACTCGACTGGGTTCCCTCTCATTTCCCCTCTGACCTGCATGGACTTGCCTATTTCGATGGTACACACTTGTATGAACATGCCGATATGCGCAAGGGTTATCATCCTGACTGGAAAAGCTATATATTTAATTATAGCCGCAACGAGGTACGCTCATTCCTGATTAGTAATGCTTTATTCTGGCTGGATGTGTACCATATTGATGGCCTAAGGGTAGATGCGGTGGCTTCTATGTTATATCTCGATTACTCCCGGAAAGAAGGCGAATGGATACCCAATGAATATGGCGGACGTGAAAACCTGGAGGCTATTTCTTTTCTGAAAGAATTTAATACAGCTGTATATGGCAATTTTCCGGATGTACAAACTATTGCAGAAGAATCCACGGCGTGGCCTATGGTATCCCGGCCTACATATATTGGCGGCTTAGGTTTTGGTATGAAATGGATGATGGGCTGGATGCATGACACACTCGAATATTTTGCCAAAGAGCCAGTTTACCGCAAGTTTCACCAGAATATGCTCACCTTCAGTTTGTATTATGCCTTTACTGAAAATTTTATGCTGCCACTCTCTCATGATGAGGTAGTATATGGAAAAAAACCTCTGGTGTATAAAATGCCTGGCGATCACTGGCAACAGTTTGCTAATCTGCGCTTACTATATGGCTATATGTTTGCACACCCTGGCACCAAGCTAATATTTATGGGAGGAGAATTTGGACAAACTACAGAATGGGCGCACGAGAAAAGTTTAGACTGGCATTTGATGCAATATGCACCACACCAGGGCATGAAAAGCCTGATGAGTGCATTGAATACAATCTATAAAGAGGAAGGCGCTTTGTATGAATATAATTTTGAAGAAAGCGGCTTTGAATGGATTGATATCAATGATTCTGAAAACAGTGTGATCTGCTGGCTCCGGAAAGGAAAAGCTGAAAAAGACCAAATCGTAGTTATTGCTAATTTTACACCTGTGCCCAGAGAAAATTACCGGGTGGGCGTACCTAAAAAAGGATTTTATGCACAGATATTAAATACTGATGCCGAGATTTTCGGAGGAAGCGGAATCGGAAATCTGCCGGTAGCTGAATCGCTGCCTGCTCCTGCACATGGCCGGGAAAATTCTATTGCAGTAAACTTGCCTCCATTAGGCATTATGTATTTCAAATACCAGAAAAAAGCCGGCAGTTAA
- the treS gene encoding maltose alpha-D-glucosyltransferase, translating into MAKSVIDDNLHWYKDAIIYELHIKAFKDSSGDGIGDFKGLLSKLDYLEDLGVTAIWLLPFYPSPLRDDGYDIADYYNVNPSYGDINDFKTFLKEAHKRGLRVITELVINHTSDQHPWFQRARLAKPGSNYRDYYVWSDDSNKYKDVRIIFTDTERSNWTWDPVANAYYWHRFFSHQPDLNYDNPNVQKEIFKILEYWLNMGVDGFRLDAVPYLYEREGTNGENLPETHAYLKKLRAHLDKKYPGRLFLAEANMWPEDSASYFGNGDECHMNYHFPIMPRMFMSVRMEDRYPITDIIDQTPAIPETCQWAIFLRNHDELTLEMVTDEERDYMYKVYAKDPQARINLGIRHRLAPLLDNNRRKIELMNTLLFSLPGTPVIYYGDEIGMGDNYYLGDRDGVRTPMQWTVDRNAGFSAANPHQLYLPIIIDPEYKYESVNVETQQKNLSSLLWWMKRVIGMRKRFKAFGRGDIQFLTPANAKILTFTRTYEEEIILVVVNLSRFTQAVEIDLSAYKGYTPTEVFSQNKFPNIKEEPYLFTMGPHAYYWFLLKNENAQIAQAADDRQPIVSLNTWDSLFENMPLQRLEGKIIPEYIKTCRWFGGKARVLQRVKVVDNVEIPFGKDRAALLVIEVNYNEGMPELYQIPVAFAKDELEKKLRDNCPKSVLATIALKEEKGILYDAIYNEEFQQALFVMMAKKRRIKDGEEAELVFYAERSAETLLKAKNGKVSSKLLSAEQSNTSITFENAFFMKLYRKLDRVINPDLEITKYLTDKTDFTQIPKFAGAIEHQIPRQAPIVIGMMLELVPNQGDAWEYFNDSLQRYFERVLGQPEFKTIAPTVGNLSAPAKFEDIPEEVRNMIGGPNAERVRLLAQRTAEMHLALAANPQEKNFEPEAFSLHYQRSVYSSLQSLVRGAYTSLDKQMKQLPANVRAEAEEVLGMKSDVLKNMQRVFAHKIDTNKIRIHGDFHLGQVLFTGKDFVIIDFEGEPARAFSERRLKRSPLRDLAGMIRSFHYAAYHALLQQSSVRAEDAPYLEKWAEQWYHYISGFYLSAYLEKVKGQSFIPNNKEDFDVLMQVFLLEKAVYELSYELNNRPDWVVIPIRGIKYIMDRYLKGEEKTK; encoded by the coding sequence ATGGCTAAAAGTGTAATAGACGATAACCTTCACTGGTATAAAGATGCTATTATTTACGAATTGCATATCAAAGCCTTCAAAGACAGTTCAGGCGATGGCATCGGCGATTTTAAAGGTTTGCTTTCCAAGCTGGATTACCTGGAAGACCTGGGTGTAACAGCAATCTGGCTCTTGCCTTTCTACCCCTCTCCCCTGCGTGACGATGGCTACGATATTGCGGATTATTACAATGTTAATCCCTCTTACGGAGATATTAATGATTTTAAGACTTTCCTTAAAGAAGCCCACAAACGGGGTTTGCGTGTAATTACAGAACTGGTCATCAACCATACCTCCGACCAGCATCCCTGGTTCCAGCGGGCACGTCTGGCAAAACCTGGTTCCAACTACCGGGATTATTATGTATGGAGCGACGACTCAAATAAGTATAAAGACGTACGGATTATTTTTACTGATACCGAACGTTCTAACTGGACCTGGGATCCGGTAGCAAATGCCTATTACTGGCACCGCTTTTTCTCCCACCAGCCCGACCTGAACTATGACAATCCCAATGTACAGAAAGAGATCTTTAAAATTCTCGAATACTGGCTCAATATGGGTGTTGATGGTTTCCGGCTGGATGCTGTTCCCTACCTCTATGAACGGGAAGGAACCAACGGCGAAAATTTACCAGAAACTCATGCCTATCTTAAAAAATTACGGGCACACTTAGATAAAAAATATCCTGGCCGCTTATTTCTGGCCGAAGCCAATATGTGGCCCGAAGATTCTGCTTCGTACTTTGGGAATGGCGACGAATGCCACATGAATTACCACTTCCCCATTATGCCCCGGATGTTTATGTCAGTGAGGATGGAAGACCGCTATCCCATTACAGATATTATAGACCAGACTCCAGCGATACCTGAAACCTGCCAGTGGGCGATTTTCCTGCGCAACCACGATGAGCTTACACTGGAGATGGTAACCGATGAAGAACGGGATTATATGTATAAGGTATATGCCAAAGACCCACAAGCCAGAATCAACCTGGGTATCAGGCACCGCCTGGCTCCCTTGCTAGATAATAACCGCCGGAAAATTGAGTTGATGAATACATTGTTATTCTCTCTGCCAGGAACTCCGGTTATTTATTATGGAGATGAAATCGGGATGGGCGATAATTATTACCTCGGCGACCGGGATGGCGTACGCACACCTATGCAGTGGACAGTAGACCGTAATGCCGGATTCTCAGCCGCTAATCCGCATCAATTGTATCTGCCCATTATCATTGATCCGGAATATAAATATGAGTCAGTAAACGTAGAAACACAGCAGAAAAATCTTTCTTCGCTCTTGTGGTGGATGAAACGGGTGATTGGTATGCGCAAGCGGTTCAAAGCTTTTGGCAGAGGAGATATTCAGTTTCTTACACCGGCCAATGCCAAAATTCTTACTTTTACACGTACCTATGAAGAAGAAATAATCCTGGTCGTTGTCAATTTATCCAGGTTTACCCAGGCTGTAGAAATAGACCTGTCTGCTTATAAAGGATATACTCCTACCGAAGTATTTAGTCAGAATAAATTTCCCAACATTAAAGAAGAACCCTATTTATTCACAATGGGGCCTCATGCCTATTACTGGTTCCTGCTTAAAAATGAGAATGCACAAATAGCCCAGGCAGCCGATGACAGACAGCCCATAGTAAGTCTTAACACCTGGGATAGCTTATTTGAGAACATGCCGCTGCAGCGACTGGAGGGAAAAATTATTCCGGAATATATCAAAACCTGCCGGTGGTTTGGCGGAAAAGCAAGGGTGCTGCAACGTGTGAAAGTGGTAGATAATGTAGAAATTCCTTTTGGCAAAGACCGGGCAGCTTTGCTCGTTATTGAAGTCAACTACAATGAAGGTATGCCTGAACTGTATCAGATTCCGGTAGCGTTTGCCAAAGATGAACTGGAGAAAAAACTCCGGGACAATTGCCCCAAAAGTGTACTGGCCACCATAGCACTCAAGGAAGAAAAAGGCATATTGTACGATGCGATATACAATGAAGAGTTCCAGCAAGCCTTATTTGTCATGATGGCAAAAAAACGCCGGATCAAAGATGGAGAAGAAGCGGAACTGGTATTTTATGCAGAAAGGTCCGCTGAAACCCTGCTGAAGGCTAAAAATGGAAAAGTGAGTTCAAAACTATTAAGTGCCGAACAAAGCAATACGTCCATTACGTTTGAAAATGCCTTCTTTATGAAGTTGTACCGTAAACTCGACCGGGTAATTAATCCAGATCTGGAAATTACAAAATACCTTACCGACAAAACAGACTTCACACAGATACCCAAATTCGCCGGTGCCATCGAACACCAGATACCCCGTCAGGCTCCGATTGTGATTGGTATGATGCTCGAACTTGTACCTAACCAGGGCGATGCCTGGGAATATTTTAACGATTCTCTGCAAAGGTATTTTGAGCGGGTACTGGGCCAGCCAGAATTTAAAACAATTGCACCTACTGTGGGAAACTTATCGGCTCCGGCCAAATTTGAAGATATACCAGAGGAAGTGCGTAACATGATTGGTGGCCCTAATGCAGAAAGGGTACGCCTGCTGGCACAACGCACAGCCGAAATGCACCTGGCACTAGCGGCCAATCCGCAAGAGAAAAACTTTGAGCCAGAAGCATTCTCTTTGCACTACCAGCGTTCGGTGTATTCCTCGCTCCAATCTCTGGTACGAGGTGCTTACACAAGCCTGGATAAGCAGATGAAGCAATTGCCGGCTAATGTACGGGCAGAAGCCGAAGAAGTACTCGGAATGAAAAGCGATGTATTAAAAAATATGCAGCGTGTTTTCGCCCATAAAATTGACACCAATAAAATCAGGATACATGGCGATTTCCATTTAGGACAAGTACTGTTTACTGGTAAAGACTTTGTTATTATCGACTTCGAAGGCGAACCAGCCCGTGCTTTCAGCGAACGGCGGCTCAAGCGTTCCCCCTTGCGTGACCTGGCGGGTATGATCCGTTCATTCCATTATGCAGCCTATCATGCTTTATTGCAACAATCTTCTGTACGTGCCGAAGATGCACCCTATCTCGAGAAATGGGCAGAGCAATGGTATCATTATATAAGTGGCTTCTATTTAAGTGCTTACCTGGAAAAAGTAAAAGGCCAGAGCTTTATTCCCAACAATAAGGAAGACTTTGACGTGTTAATGCAAGTATTCTTATTGGAAAAAGCTGTATATGAACTGAGTTACGAACTCAACAACCGCCCCGACTGGGTAGTTATTCCGATCAGAGGCATCAAGTACATTATGGACAGATACTTAAAAGGAGAAGAAAAAACTAAATAA
- a CDS encoding alpha-1,4-glucan--maltose-1-phosphate maltosyltransferase yields MQEFEGRKRAIIEHVKPQINCGQFPIKRIVGEKVVVRADVFGDGHDEVRAYIRYRHVNNAHWEETPMTFLVNDHWEGSFTPDTPGMYEYRVHGWIDHFLTWQKGLKKKFDAGQDVQIELVIGAQLMEEAATRAEGQNKDDLFRWAHEFRNSSDVQASVLHALSEEVSSLMTVFGDKSESGAYKRILRVDVERKKAAFSTWYELFPRSTSQEPGKHGTFKDCEKLIPEIVRMGFDVLYLPPVHPIGRAFRKGKNNNVNSQPGEPGSPWAIGADEGGHKSIHPELGTIDDFVSFVSTAKEAGLEIALDLALQCSQDHPYVKSHPQWFKWRPDGTVQYAENPPKKYQDVLPINFETHDWENLWHELKSIVDFWIDKGVNVFRVDNPHTKPFNFWEWLIREVRSVHPDIIFLSEAFTRPRIMERLAKIGFTQSYTYYTWRNSGYELKQYLTELTQTDMREYFRPNFWPNTPDILPHSLQQGGEAAFVSRLIMAATLSSNYGLYGPVYEFAINAPMAAGKEEYLDSEKYEIKQWDFYAHTKIKDVMYRINRIRHENPALQTTWNIQFSDTDNEQILCYAKKDDAGTNSLMMVVNIDPHHMQAGFIKVPIFYLGISPGSSYKVIDLLTGSRYTWNNEWNYVELHPTLIPAHVFKIEV; encoded by the coding sequence ATGCAAGAATTTGAAGGAAGAAAAAGAGCCATCATTGAACATGTAAAGCCACAGATTAACTGCGGACAATTTCCCATCAAACGTATAGTGGGAGAGAAAGTAGTAGTCCGGGCTGATGTATTTGGAGATGGTCACGATGAAGTACGTGCCTATATTCGCTACAGACATGTAAATAATGCCCATTGGGAAGAAACGCCAATGACCTTTTTAGTCAATGACCACTGGGAAGGTTCCTTTACGCCAGATACACCTGGCATGTACGAATACCGGGTACATGGCTGGATAGATCATTTCCTGACCTGGCAAAAAGGCTTGAAAAAGAAATTTGACGCCGGACAGGATGTACAGATAGAGCTAGTGATTGGTGCACAACTGATGGAAGAAGCAGCTACGCGGGCAGAAGGCCAGAATAAAGATGATTTATTCAGATGGGCGCATGAATTCAGAAACTCCTCCGATGTACAAGCCTCTGTATTGCATGCCCTGAGCGAAGAAGTTTCAAGTCTGATGACTGTATTTGGCGACAAAAGCGAATCAGGTGCCTATAAGCGCATTCTCAGGGTAGATGTAGAACGTAAAAAAGCAGCATTCAGCACCTGGTATGAATTATTTCCCCGTTCTACTTCCCAGGAACCAGGCAAACACGGCACTTTCAAAGATTGCGAAAAACTCATTCCGGAAATTGTACGCATGGGGTTTGATGTGTTGTATCTGCCTCCTGTCCATCCTATTGGACGTGCATTCCGGAAAGGAAAAAATAATAATGTCAATTCACAACCAGGAGAGCCAGGTTCTCCCTGGGCAATTGGTGCAGATGAAGGCGGCCATAAATCTATTCACCCGGAACTAGGAACCATCGATGATTTTGTAAGTTTTGTAAGCACAGCCAAAGAAGCAGGACTGGAGATCGCTCTGGACCTTGCCCTGCAATGTTCGCAAGACCATCCATATGTAAAATCGCATCCGCAATGGTTTAAGTGGCGCCCCGACGGAACTGTACAATACGCCGAAAATCCGCCGAAAAAATACCAGGATGTATTACCTATCAATTTTGAAACCCACGACTGGGAAAACCTCTGGCATGAACTCAAAAGTATTGTAGACTTCTGGATTGATAAAGGCGTAAACGTTTTCAGGGTAGATAATCCGCATACCAAGCCTTTCAACTTCTGGGAATGGCTTATCCGGGAAGTCCGCAGCGTACATCCGGATATTATTTTCCTCTCTGAAGCATTCACCCGTCCACGGATTATGGAACGGCTGGCTAAAATTGGCTTTACTCAATCCTATACCTATTATACCTGGAGAAACTCCGGCTATGAACTCAAACAATATCTGACTGAACTAACTCAGACAGATATGCGTGAATATTTCCGTCCGAACTTTTGGCCCAATACACCTGATATTCTGCCGCATTCCTTGCAACAGGGTGGTGAAGCCGCTTTCGTCTCCCGCCTGATTATGGCAGCTACTTTATCTTCCAATTATGGATTATATGGTCCTGTATATGAATTCGCAATTAATGCACCGATGGCGGCTGGCAAAGAAGAATACCTGGATTCTGAGAAATATGAGATCAAACAATGGGATTTCTATGCCCATACCAAAATAAAAGATGTCATGTACCGCATCAACCGCATCAGGCACGAAAATCCGGCTTTACAAACGACCTGGAACATTCAGTTTTCTGATACAGATAATGAGCAGATATTGTGTTATGCCAAAAAAGACGATGCCGGTACGAATAGCTTAATGATGGTAGTAAATATAGATCCCCATCATATGCAGGCTGGGTTTATAAAAGTACCTATCTTCTATCTGGGTATTTCTCCTGGCTCATCCTATAAGGTGATTGATTTATTAACAGGCAGCCGATACACCTGGAATAACGAATGGAATTATGTAGAACTACATCCTACCTTAATTCCGGCACATGTGTTCAAAATTGAAGTATAA
- a CDS encoding HNH endonuclease translates to MPYFKSEDVTCALCGRNVSMLTYHHLIPKQKGGKYTDTVPLCQPCHTTIHLTFSNRELASEYNSIEKLKSAAPLQKYLQWIQGKPIEKIANKRKKR, encoded by the coding sequence ATGCCATATTTTAAAAGTGAAGATGTAACCTGTGCATTATGCGGACGTAACGTAAGTATGCTTACGTATCATCACCTGATTCCAAAACAAAAAGGAGGTAAATATACGGACACCGTTCCTTTGTGTCAGCCATGTCATACCACCATTCATCTTACTTTTTCTAACCGGGAGCTTGCCAGTGAATATAATAGTATTGAAAAACTAAAATCAGCAGCACCTTTACAGAAATATTTGCAATGGATACAGGGAAAACCCATAGAAAAGATAGCTAACAAAAGAAAAAAGAGGTGA
- a CDS encoding RagB/SusD family nutrient uptake outer membrane protein — MKFNIVKIAGNVFLCGAMLLGTACNDFLEETPPSNLTPDNFYTIPDQAEAAIAAVYADTRFIGNGAGIFSVTWQMLEAPTGTSTTETAQNSDLNNLYSLSYDGNTQHIINWWNGLYRVIANANIVIDRVPGITPMNDAQKARIIGEAQFLRAWAYFYVVRLWGDAPLITKPQTIESPDFLPSRNSQEEIYQLIVDDLVAAEAAGLAWMNSNGRVSQAAVKSLLAKVYLTMAGQPLNKGASHYKLAADKAAEVITYANANPGTINLFPTYGDVHLEAKKNTVEHIFMLQYNILVAGNPMQDMHPNFKPVTFAGNAGTGSTVPTRSFYNSYEAGDLRAKDREGYFYTSYFRNGNGDPFDLGAPYIFKHFNVTANGTSGVAGTRNNNLNVPLIRYAEVLLMYAEAQNELGGPTQEAYDAFKRIRDRAQLTTPELGTYDQNSFREAIWRERWHEFCYEFITWFDMVRLRKVYNETTQGFDNFVGHVNIGSNQALQEKHLLFPIPRPEMQNNANLKPQNPGYPQQ; from the coding sequence ATGAAGTTTAATATAGTCAAAATTGCTGGCAACGTCTTTCTTTGCGGAGCCATGTTGCTGGGCACAGCCTGTAATGATTTTCTGGAGGAAACACCTCCCTCTAACCTAACCCCGGATAACTTTTATACCATACCCGACCAGGCCGAGGCAGCTATTGCGGCTGTATATGCAGATACCCGGTTTATAGGGAACGGTGCCGGAATTTTTTCGGTAACCTGGCAAATGCTGGAAGCGCCCACCGGAACTTCTACTACAGAAACAGCCCAGAATTCAGATCTAAACAACTTGTATTCTCTTTCGTATGATGGCAATACCCAGCATATCATTAACTGGTGGAATGGTTTATACAGAGTTATTGCCAATGCCAATATAGTTATTGATAGAGTTCCTGGTATTACGCCCATGAACGATGCCCAAAAAGCCCGTATCATTGGTGAAGCACAATTTCTCCGTGCCTGGGCCTATTTTTACGTGGTCAGGCTTTGGGGTGATGCACCTTTAATTACAAAACCTCAAACGATAGAATCTCCAGATTTCCTGCCTTCCCGTAATTCGCAGGAAGAAATATATCAACTCATTGTAGATGACCTGGTAGCCGCTGAGGCCGCTGGTTTAGCATGGATGAATTCTAATGGACGGGTTTCACAAGCCGCTGTAAAATCTCTGTTGGCTAAAGTCTACCTGACTATGGCAGGACAACCTCTCAACAAAGGGGCATCTCATTACAAATTAGCAGCAGATAAAGCAGCGGAAGTAATAACCTATGCCAATGCTAATCCGGGTACAATTAATCTTTTCCCTACTTACGGCGATGTGCATCTGGAGGCTAAGAAGAATACAGTAGAGCATATTTTTATGCTTCAATATAATATACTGGTGGCAGGTAATCCTATGCAGGACATGCATCCTAATTTTAAGCCTGTTACTTTTGCCGGGAATGCTGGTACCGGAAGTACGGTGCCAACCAGATCATTTTATAATTCTTACGAAGCTGGCGACTTGCGGGCAAAAGACAGAGAAGGCTACTTTTATACCAGCTATTTCCGCAATGGTAATGGAGATCCCTTTGATTTAGGAGCACCTTATATTTTTAAGCACTTTAATGTAACTGCAAATGGCACCTCTGGTGTAGCTGGTACCCGTAATAACAACCTCAATGTGCCATTGATCCGTTATGCAGAAGTGCTGTTAATGTATGCAGAAGCGCAAAATGAGCTGGGCGGACCTACCCAGGAGGCATACGATGCATTCAAACGGATTAGAGACAGAGCACAGCTGACAACACCAGAATTAGGTACTTATGATCAGAACTCATTCCGGGAAGCCATATGGAGAGAGCGCTGGCATGAGTTCTGTTACGAATTCATTACCTGGTTTGACATGGTACGTCTCCGGAAGGTATACAATGAGACTACGCAGGGATTCGATAACTTTGTAGGCCATGTGAACATAGGTTCAAACCAAGCTTTACAGGAAAAACATCTCCTGTTCCCTATTCCAAGACCAGAAATGCAGAATAATGCTAACCTGAAACCACAAAATCCAGGGTATCCACAACAGTAA